One segment of Geoalkalibacter ferrihydriticus DSM 17813 DNA contains the following:
- a CDS encoding type II toxin-antitoxin system CcdA family antitoxin codes for MSVVEKTSRVLRRAANVSINEQLLAEARDLKVNISRAAEDGLARAVAARRGELWLEQNRAALESSNDYVERHGLPLARYRGF; via the coding sequence ATGTCTGTTGTCGAAAAGACGTCACGCGTTTTGCGGCGTGCCGCCAATGTGTCGATCAATGAGCAGTTGCTGGCCGAGGCCCGAGATTTGAAAGTGAATATTTCGCGCGCGGCTGAAGATGGTTTGGCGCGTGCGGTCGCGGCGCGGCGCGGCGAGCTGTGGCTGGAACAAAACCGCGCGGCTTTGGAGAGTTCGAATGACTACGTCGAACGGCATGGTCTTCCCCTGGCGCGATACCGGGGGTTTTAA
- the nudC gene encoding NAD(+) diphosphatase: protein MAPLPDAYPSPAHLPFNDTCIGDFTRGAPDCDPGGDTGWWLALNGTELLLREENGLIQLPAGSCPMPAADPPLYLGRLCGQPLRALRLDRDASVPAGFFLESLLGAQPRMDIAQLTLGGIAAQVLHWRDNSHFCSRCGQGNQPVPGEWGMKCKSCGYAHYPHIHPCVIVIVRRPGEVLLTRKAAWPPNRYSLVAGFLEFGECLEEAVAREVLEETGIRVQNIRYVGSQSWPFPSQLMAGFVADYAGGEIKVQESELEDARWFSVDDLPVLPPKRSIARYLIDEYCQ from the coding sequence GTGGCGCCCCTGCCCGATGCCTACCCATCCCCAGCCCACCTGCCCTTCAACGACACCTGCATCGGCGATTTCACGCGCGGTGCGCCCGACTGCGATCCCGGCGGCGACACCGGCTGGTGGCTGGCCCTGAACGGCACCGAACTCTTATTACGTGAGGAAAACGGACTCATCCAACTGCCCGCGGGGTCCTGCCCCATGCCGGCCGCCGACCCTCCCCTGTATCTGGGGCGTCTGTGCGGCCAGCCTCTGCGTGCCTTGCGTTTAGACCGCGATGCGAGCGTACCTGCGGGATTTTTTCTGGAAAGCCTGCTCGGAGCGCAGCCGCGCATGGACATCGCCCAACTGACGCTGGGCGGCATCGCCGCGCAGGTCCTGCACTGGCGCGACAACAGCCACTTCTGTTCCCGCTGTGGTCAGGGCAACCAACCCGTGCCCGGCGAATGGGGCATGAAATGCAAGAGCTGCGGCTACGCTCACTACCCCCACATTCACCCCTGTGTCATCGTCATCGTGCGCCGCCCCGGCGAGGTGCTGCTCACCCGCAAGGCCGCCTGGCCGCCCAATCGTTACAGCCTGGTGGCGGGATTTCTGGAGTTCGGCGAATGCCTGGAAGAGGCGGTGGCGCGCGAGGTTCTGGAAGAAACCGGCATTCGCGTGCAAAACATCCGCTACGTCGGCAGCCAGAGCTGGCCTTTTCCCAGCCAGCTCATGGCCGGTTTTGTCGCCGACTACGCCGGGGGCGAGATCAAAGTGCAGGAGTCGGAACTGGAAGATGCCAGGTGGTTCAGTGTCGACGACTTACCCGTTCTGCCGCCGAAGCGCAGTATTGCGCGGTATTTGATTGATGAATATTGTCAGTAG
- a CDS encoding CcdB family protein has protein sequence MARFDVYLNKEGQGCLLDVQADILCHLNTRLVVPLLPQAQAPQPAQHLNPCFAIAGESLVMATQFMAAVPAGILDTPLTDLRQHRHEIVAAIDFLLQGF, from the coding sequence ATGGCGCGATTTGATGTTTATCTGAACAAGGAAGGGCAGGGCTGTTTGCTGGACGTGCAAGCTGACATTCTTTGTCATCTCAATACGCGGCTCGTTGTTCCATTGCTGCCTCAGGCGCAGGCGCCTCAACCCGCACAACATCTCAATCCCTGTTTTGCTATTGCAGGGGAAAGCTTGGTTATGGCCACCCAATTCATGGCTGCTGTCCCCGCGGGCATTCTTGATACGCCCCTGACCGATCTACGTCAGCATCGCCATGAAATCGTCGCAGCCATCGACTTTCTCCTGCAGGGTTTTTAA
- a CDS encoding ABC transporter ATP-binding protein yields MADAGERPDERWVIEAENLEKYYGTFKAVDGLSFRVKRGECFGLLGPNGAGKTTTIRMLYGYSPMGGGCLRIFGRDLATNLRHIKQRMGICQQEDNLDPDLSVRENLLVYARYFDLPRGEAKVRSEELLRFFALDHRGDANIRELSGGMKRRLMVARAIINRPDLVILDEPTTGLDPQSRHQVWQRLEDLKSRGLTIVLTTHYMDEAARLCDRLVIVDQGKVLVEGAPAALIGAHVGREVIEVNHPDENLRDFLRRKNCAFEDLGTRLLVYNHGADDLFLHLTRDFCPGGCTLRQATLEDVFLRLTGRELRE; encoded by the coding sequence ATGGCTGACGCCGGGGAACGTCCCGATGAGCGCTGGGTCATAGAAGCCGAAAACCTGGAGAAATACTACGGCACGTTCAAGGCGGTGGACGGCTTGTCATTCCGCGTGAAGCGCGGCGAATGCTTCGGGCTTCTCGGCCCCAACGGCGCCGGCAAGACCACCACCATCCGCATGCTCTACGGCTACAGTCCCATGGGCGGGGGATGTCTTAGAATCTTCGGGCGGGATTTGGCGACCAACCTGCGCCACATCAAGCAGCGCATGGGCATCTGCCAGCAGGAGGACAATCTCGACCCCGACCTTTCGGTGCGCGAAAACCTGCTGGTTTACGCCCGCTATTTCGATCTGCCGCGCGGCGAAGCGAAGGTGCGCAGCGAGGAATTGCTGCGCTTCTTTGCTCTCGACCACCGCGGCGACGCCAACATCCGCGAACTCTCCGGCGGCATGAAACGGCGGTTGATGGTGGCGCGCGCCATCATCAACCGCCCCGACCTGGTGATTCTCGATGAACCCACCACCGGCCTCGATCCGCAATCGCGCCACCAGGTGTGGCAGCGCCTGGAAGACCTCAAAAGCCGAGGGCTGACGATTGTTCTGACCACGCACTACATGGATGAAGCGGCGCGCCTGTGCGACCGGTTGGTGATCGTTGACCAGGGCAAGGTGCTGGTAGAGGGAGCGCCTGCGGCTCTGATCGGCGCTCACGTCGGTCGTGAAGTCATCGAAGTGAATCACCCTGACGAAAATTTACGCGACTTTTTGCGTCGGAAAAATTGCGCCTTTGAAGACCTGGGCACGCGCCTGCTGGTTTACAACCACGGCGCCGACGATCTTTTTCTCCATCTGACCCGCGACTTCTGCCCGGGCGGCTGCACCCTGCGTCAGGCCACCCTGGAAGACGTGTTTCTGCGCCTGACCGGCCGGGAGCTGCGCGAATGA
- a CDS encoding AI-2E family transporter, which yields MSDQMAWGRGSRFLLTAAAFIVVVAGMREAATLIVPFLLAVFLAVVCSPTFFWLTRRGFPPIVAVATIILIILFIELLLGAIVGASIDTFIEKLPSYQERLREEAAALLALFAHFGVDLPRERFLELIDPGAAMALIGKMLTGLGGMLTNMFLILITVIFMLFEAGNFPAKLRTAFPQAQTPVQQLSRVAAGIKRYLAMKTLISLGTGVAVGIWVALLGVDFPVLWALLAFFLNYVPNIGSVIAAIPAVLLTFIQFGFLRALIVVGGYVLINVIFSNFIEPKIMGRRLGLSTLVVFLSLVFWAWVLGPIGMVLSVPLTMTVKIALENTPDTRWIAVLLGDEPRTATASEKKGSKA from the coding sequence ATGTCCGATCAAATGGCCTGGGGCCGCGGTTCGCGTTTTCTGCTCACGGCTGCCGCTTTCATCGTGGTGGTGGCGGGTATGCGCGAGGCGGCAACGCTTATTGTGCCTTTTCTGCTCGCTGTCTTTCTGGCGGTTGTCTGCAGTCCGACTTTTTTCTGGCTTACACGCCGCGGATTTCCGCCGATTGTCGCCGTGGCGACGATCATTCTGATCATCCTCTTTATTGAACTGCTGCTGGGCGCCATTGTCGGCGCCTCTATCGATACGTTTATCGAAAAGCTGCCGAGCTACCAGGAACGCCTGAGAGAAGAAGCGGCCGCTCTGCTTGCCCTCTTCGCGCACTTCGGCGTCGATCTTCCCCGCGAGCGCTTTCTCGAACTCATCGATCCCGGCGCGGCGATGGCCCTGATCGGAAAGATGCTGACCGGTCTCGGCGGCATGCTGACCAATATGTTTCTGATTCTGATCACCGTAATTTTCATGCTTTTCGAAGCTGGAAACTTTCCCGCCAAACTGCGCACCGCCTTTCCTCAGGCACAGACTCCGGTACAACAACTGTCCCGCGTAGCCGCAGGCATCAAGCGCTACCTGGCCATGAAAACTTTGATCAGCCTGGGAACCGGTGTCGCGGTGGGCATCTGGGTCGCCCTGCTCGGCGTCGACTTTCCCGTACTCTGGGCACTGCTGGCCTTTTTCCTGAATTATGTGCCCAACATCGGCTCGGTCATCGCCGCTATACCGGCGGTGCTTCTGACATTTATTCAGTTCGGCTTCCTGCGCGCCCTTATCGTGGTCGGCGGCTATGTCCTTATCAACGTGATTTTCAGCAATTTCATCGAGCCCAAAATCATGGGGCGCAGGTTGGGACTCTCGACCCTGGTGGTGTTTCTTTCCCTGGTCTTCTGGGCCTGGGTTCTGGGGCCGATCGGCATGGTACTCTCGGTACCCCTTACCATGACGGTCAAAATCGCACTGGAAAACACTCCGGATACGCGCTGGATCGCGGTGCTGCTGGGCGATGAACCGCGCACGGCGACAGCGAGTGAGAAGAAAGGTTCAAAAGCTTGA
- a CDS encoding glycogen/starch/alpha-glucan phosphorylase produces MPRRHLELSHPQPALTDVPPLGNDAQSLADDFRRYYVHHLGRDRYCRTPHYLYEALTLTLRERLLERMRNTRYAQQESGCRQTYYISLEYLMGRALGNAILNLGFNGEAEGALRRYGLELAELAECEADAGLGNGGLGRLAACFLDSCATLQLPVRGYGIRYHYGMFRQKFRNGEQVEEPDHWLREGNPWEIERPEFAQRVRFGGRSEVKRGPEGRLNARWIDTTDVLAVPYDIPIPGYRNGTVNTLRLWSAAATDEFNLGEFNAGAYPESVAAKNDAEKITMVLYPNDASESGKELRLRQQYFLASASLQDVLQQWIGTVGIDLADFSAKNVFQLNDTHPAVCVPEMMRLLLDDHVLSWDEAWEIVTHTMAYTNHTLLPEALEKWPVRMFERLLPRLLDIIYEINARFLAEVAQRWPGDKERVRRMSIIEEGVEPMVRMAYLSIVGSFSVNGVAALHSRLLTQGLFRDFYEMWPEKFNNKTNGVTPRRWIASSNPTLTKLLRTTLGNDWVADLDQLRQLQPLAEDSAFRKQWLAIKRGNKERLAELVQARCGVRFNPDAMFDVQVKRIHEYKRQLLNVLHVIHLYDRIKRDDAQDLVPRCVLIGGKAAPGYAMAKRIIKLVNNVAQVVNNDPAVGDLLKVVFFPNYGVTAMETICPGTDLSEQISTAGKEASGTGNMKFMMNGAVTIGTMDGANIEIREEVGEENFFLFGLNAEEVVETRRHYDPAAIIAGDENLARVLQLLESGHFNQFEPGIFDPVLAAVTSRHDPWLTLADFSDYVAAQQQANDAFRDREGWARMSILNTAASGKFSTDRTMREYNRDIWKLEPMEALAVK; encoded by the coding sequence ATGCCCCGACGCCATCTTGAATTGAGCCATCCGCAACCGGCGTTGACCGACGTACCGCCTCTGGGCAACGACGCGCAGAGTCTGGCGGATGATTTTCGCCGTTACTACGTCCATCACCTCGGTCGCGACCGCTATTGCCGCACCCCCCACTACCTTTACGAGGCCCTGACTCTGACTCTGCGCGAGCGGCTTCTGGAACGCATGCGCAACACCCGCTATGCCCAACAGGAAAGCGGCTGCCGCCAAACCTATTACATTTCCCTGGAATATCTCATGGGGCGCGCTCTGGGCAACGCTATTCTCAACCTGGGCTTTAACGGCGAGGCCGAAGGTGCGTTGCGCCGCTACGGACTCGAACTTGCGGAACTGGCCGAGTGCGAGGCCGATGCGGGCCTCGGCAACGGCGGCCTGGGGCGGCTGGCAGCCTGCTTTCTCGATAGCTGCGCGACACTGCAACTGCCGGTGCGCGGCTACGGCATCCGCTACCACTACGGCATGTTTCGCCAGAAATTCCGCAACGGCGAACAGGTCGAAGAACCCGACCACTGGCTGCGCGAGGGCAACCCCTGGGAAATCGAGCGCCCCGAGTTCGCGCAACGGGTGCGCTTCGGCGGGCGCAGCGAAGTCAAGCGCGGGCCCGAAGGGCGGCTCAACGCGCGCTGGATCGACACCACCGATGTGCTGGCGGTGCCCTACGACATTCCCATCCCCGGCTACCGCAACGGCACGGTAAACACCCTGCGCCTGTGGAGCGCGGCGGCCACCGACGAATTCAATCTCGGCGAATTCAACGCGGGCGCCTATCCCGAATCGGTGGCGGCCAAAAACGACGCGGAAAAGATCACCATGGTGCTCTATCCCAACGACGCCTCGGAAAGCGGCAAGGAGCTGCGGTTGCGCCAGCAGTACTTTCTCGCCTCGGCCAGCCTGCAGGACGTGCTTCAGCAGTGGATCGGCACCGTCGGCATCGACCTGGCCGATTTTTCCGCGAAAAACGTGTTCCAGCTCAACGACACCCATCCGGCAGTGTGCGTGCCCGAAATGATGCGCCTGCTTCTCGACGATCACGTGCTGAGTTGGGATGAGGCCTGGGAGATCGTTACCCACACCATGGCTTACACCAATCACACGCTGCTGCCCGAAGCCCTCGAAAAATGGCCGGTGCGCATGTTCGAGCGGTTGCTGCCGCGCCTGCTCGATATCATTTACGAAATCAACGCGCGCTTTCTCGCCGAGGTCGCCCAGCGCTGGCCGGGGGACAAGGAGCGTGTGCGGCGCATGTCCATTATCGAGGAGGGCGTGGAACCCATGGTTCGGATGGCTTATCTGTCCATTGTCGGCAGCTTCTCGGTCAACGGCGTGGCCGCGCTGCATTCGCGGCTGCTGACGCAAGGCCTGTTCCGCGATTTCTACGAAATGTGGCCGGAGAAATTCAACAACAAGACCAACGGCGTCACCCCGCGCCGCTGGATCGCCTCATCCAACCCGACGTTGACCAAGCTGCTACGCACCACCCTGGGCAACGACTGGGTGGCCGACCTCGACCAGCTGCGCCAACTGCAACCTCTGGCCGAGGATAGTGCCTTTCGCAAGCAATGGCTGGCCATCAAACGCGGCAATAAGGAGCGCCTGGCCGAGCTGGTGCAGGCCCGCTGCGGGGTCCGTTTCAATCCCGATGCAATGTTCGACGTCCAGGTCAAGCGCATCCATGAATACAAGCGACAACTGCTCAACGTGCTGCATGTCATTCACCTCTACGACCGCATCAAGCGTGACGATGCCCAGGATCTGGTGCCGCGCTGCGTGCTGATCGGCGGCAAGGCGGCGCCGGGCTACGCCATGGCCAAACGCATCATCAAGCTGGTCAACAACGTGGCGCAAGTGGTCAACAATGACCCCGCGGTGGGTGATCTGCTCAAAGTGGTGTTTTTCCCCAATTACGGCGTCACCGCCATGGAAACCATCTGCCCCGGAACGGATCTCTCGGAGCAGATTTCCACGGCCGGCAAGGAGGCTTCGGGCACCGGCAATATGAAGTTCATGATGAACGGTGCGGTGACTATCGGCACGATGGACGGCGCCAACATTGAAATCCGCGAAGAGGTCGGCGAAGAAAATTTCTTCCTGTTCGGCCTCAACGCCGAAGAGGTGGTTGAAACCCGCAGGCATTACGATCCTGCGGCGATCATCGCCGGGGATGAGAACCTGGCGCGAGTGCTGCAACTTCTGGAAAGCGGCCATTTCAACCAGTTCGAGCCCGGCATCTTCGACCCGGTTCTGGCCGCCGTCACCAGCCGCCACGACCCTTGGCTGACACTGGCTGATTTTAGCGACTATGTCGCAGCCCAGCAGCAGGCCAACGATGCTTTCCGCGACCGTGAAGGCTGGGCGCGCATGAGCATTCTCAACACCGCGGCCAGCGGCAAATTCTCCACCGATCGCACCATGCGCGAATACAACCGCGACATCTGGAAGCTTGAACCGATGGAGGCACTTGCAGTGAAGTGA
- a CDS encoding NUDIX hydrolase, giving the protein MPRMVEKIFEGRILSLNREEHELPDGRRAVFEMVRHPGGATILPVLGDGRVLLIRQFRPAAGGMVWEIPAGRLEPGESPRECVAREIQEEIGYRADKIEPLGEMLTAVGFCDEVVYLFLGSNLEPVERALEPDEYIEVVPTEFNEALAMVARGDIPDGKTQLALLLAARRGGE; this is encoded by the coding sequence ATGCCCCGCATGGTCGAAAAGATATTTGAAGGACGCATCCTTTCCCTGAATCGCGAAGAACACGAACTGCCGGACGGACGCCGCGCGGTGTTCGAGATGGTGCGCCATCCCGGCGGCGCGACCATTTTGCCGGTGCTTGGGGATGGCCGGGTGCTACTCATCCGCCAATTTCGCCCGGCGGCGGGCGGCATGGTGTGGGAAATTCCCGCCGGACGCCTGGAGCCCGGCGAAAGTCCGCGGGAGTGCGTTGCGCGCGAGATTCAGGAAGAGATCGGTTATCGCGCCGATAAGATTGAGCCGCTTGGGGAAATGCTCACCGCCGTAGGGTTTTGCGACGAGGTGGTCTATCTCTTCCTGGGCTCGAATCTCGAACCGGTGGAGCGCGCCTTGGAGCCCGATGAGTACATCGAGGTGGTGCCGACGGAGTTCAATGAGGCGCTGGCCATGGTGGCGCGCGGCGACATCCCCGACGGTAAAACGCAGCTCGCTCTGCTGCTGGCGGCGCGACGCGGTGGGGAGTAA
- the rpsA gene encoding 30S ribosomal protein S1, whose translation MTEETKDNHDAEEPEEDFAAMLEASLGGKAAPRLEPGQKIRAKVLAFSGDWAFLDVGQKGEGVLDRRELLDDEGQLTVALGDMLDVYFLSRSGGELRFALRIGGAAGRSDLEEAWKSGIPVDGQVEKEIKGGFEIRLAAQTRAFCPFSQMGLRRSESSAEWIGRTLPFRISQYGEQGRNIVVSHRAVLEEEREQQRAKLRETLREGQTVRGTVTSLRDFGAFIDIGGVEGLLPISELAWGRVADIRDVLHEGQEIAVCIKSIDWAENRFSFSRKDTLDDPWALVARDFPEGSLHTGKVSRLAPFGAFVTLGEGIDGLVHISKIGGGKRINHPREVLKEGQDLAVRVEKIDSAERRISLVPAAQESAEAGEADVRSYLQEERGAGLGTLGDLLKKPQEKKQKGKKKK comes from the coding sequence ATGACCGAAGAGACCAAAGACAACCACGACGCCGAGGAGCCCGAAGAGGATTTCGCCGCCATGCTGGAGGCAAGTCTCGGCGGCAAGGCCGCGCCCAGGCTCGAACCGGGGCAGAAAATCCGCGCTAAAGTCCTTGCCTTCAGCGGCGACTGGGCGTTTCTCGATGTGGGGCAGAAGGGCGAGGGAGTTCTCGACCGGCGGGAATTGCTCGACGATGAGGGACAACTGACCGTGGCTCTGGGCGACATGCTCGATGTCTACTTTCTCAGCCGCAGCGGCGGCGAATTGCGCTTTGCCCTGCGCATCGGCGGCGCGGCCGGCCGCAGCGACCTGGAAGAGGCCTGGAAGAGCGGTATCCCGGTGGATGGCCAGGTGGAAAAGGAGATCAAGGGTGGTTTTGAAATCCGTCTCGCCGCCCAGACCCGCGCCTTTTGCCCTTTCTCGCAAATGGGCTTGCGACGCAGCGAATCGTCCGCGGAATGGATCGGACGCACCCTGCCCTTTCGGATCAGCCAGTACGGCGAACAGGGCCGCAACATTGTGGTTTCACACCGGGCAGTGCTGGAAGAGGAGCGCGAGCAACAACGCGCGAAGCTGCGCGAAACCCTGCGCGAAGGGCAGACGGTGCGCGGGACGGTAACCTCCCTGCGCGATTTCGGCGCCTTTATCGATATCGGCGGCGTGGAAGGGCTGCTGCCCATCTCCGAACTCGCCTGGGGCCGGGTCGCGGACATCCGCGACGTGTTGCACGAGGGGCAGGAAATCGCGGTGTGCATCAAAAGCATCGATTGGGCTGAAAACCGTTTTTCCTTCAGCCGCAAGGACACATTGGACGACCCCTGGGCGCTCGTGGCCCGTGACTTTCCGGAAGGCTCGCTGCATACGGGAAAAGTGTCGCGCCTTGCGCCTTTTGGCGCCTTCGTCACCCTTGGGGAGGGCATTGACGGGCTGGTACACATTTCCAAAATCGGCGGCGGCAAACGCATCAATCATCCACGCGAGGTTCTTAAGGAGGGCCAGGATCTTGCCGTGCGGGTGGAAAAAATCGATAGCGCGGAGCGGCGCATTTCACTGGTTCCGGCGGCGCAAGAAAGCGCGGAGGCCGGCGAGGCGGATGTCCGCTCCTATCTCCAGGAGGAGCGTGGCGCGGGATTGGGCACGCTTGGCGATCTGCTGAAAAAGCCGCAGGAAAAGAAACAAAAAGGAAAGAAAAAGAAATAA
- the ald gene encoding alanine dehydrogenase, which translates to MVIGVPTEIKTHEYRVALTPAGARTLVEDGHQVLVQAGAGLGSGIGDEEYRRVGAELVESAADVFAAELMVKVKEPLAAEYDLLRPEQILFTFLHLAPARELTQKLLEREVAGVAYETIELADGSLPLLQPMSEVAGRMAVQVGAHYLQKENGGRGVLLAGAPGVKPGKVLIVGAGTVGRNAVRIAAGMGADVRVMDVSPARLAWLDDHYGNRISTLMSNSQNIEDEILDADLFIGAVLTPGARAPRLVGRELLARMNPGSVIVDVAVDQGGCVETIRPTTHDAPVYEVDGVIHYGVANMPGAVSRTSTFALTNSTLPYLRKIADQGLAAACRKDEALRRGVNTLGGTVRNRPVAEALNLEFQEYWP; encoded by the coding sequence ATGGTCATCGGCGTTCCCACGGAAATCAAAACTCATGAGTACCGCGTCGCTCTGACACCCGCCGGCGCACGCACCCTGGTCGAAGACGGTCACCAAGTCCTGGTGCAGGCCGGCGCCGGGCTTGGCAGCGGCATTGGCGACGAGGAGTACCGGCGCGTCGGCGCTGAACTGGTGGAGAGCGCCGCCGATGTTTTCGCTGCCGAGTTGATGGTCAAGGTCAAGGAACCGCTGGCAGCTGAATACGACCTGCTGCGTCCGGAACAGATTCTTTTTACCTTCCTGCACCTGGCGCCGGCGCGCGAACTGACGCAGAAGTTGCTCGAACGCGAGGTGGCCGGGGTCGCCTACGAAACCATCGAGCTGGCCGACGGCAGCCTGCCGCTGTTGCAACCCATGAGCGAAGTCGCCGGGCGCATGGCGGTGCAGGTCGGCGCCCATTATCTACAAAAAGAAAACGGCGGGCGCGGCGTACTTCTGGCCGGAGCCCCCGGCGTCAAACCCGGCAAAGTGCTCATCGTCGGCGCCGGCACCGTCGGGCGCAACGCGGTGCGCATTGCCGCAGGCATGGGCGCCGATGTGCGCGTGATGGATGTGAGTCCGGCGCGCCTGGCCTGGCTCGACGACCATTACGGCAACCGCATCAGTACGCTGATGTCCAATTCACAGAATATCGAGGACGAAATCCTCGACGCCGATCTGTTCATCGGTGCGGTGCTGACGCCGGGCGCCCGCGCCCCGCGCCTGGTTGGGCGTGAGCTGCTGGCACGCATGAATCCGGGCAGCGTCATCGTCGATGTGGCCGTCGATCAGGGGGGCTGTGTTGAAACCATCCGTCCCACCACCCACGACGCTCCGGTCTACGAGGTCGATGGCGTGATCCATTACGGGGTGGCCAACATGCCCGGCGCGGTGAGCCGCACCAGCACCTTCGCCCTGACCAACAGCACATTGCCCTACCTGCGCAAAATCGCCGACCAGGGTTTGGCCGCCGCCTGCCGCAAGGATGAAGCCCTGCGCCGCGGCGTCAACACCCTGGGTGGAACTGTGCGCAACCGGCCGGTAGCCGAGGCCCTAAACCTGGAATTTCAGGAATACTGGCCCTGA